In Photobacterium sp. TLY01, the following proteins share a genomic window:
- a CDS encoding M14-type cytosolic carboxypeptidase, with the protein MNIFSNFESGNIDVVKADQPGDIQLRIKKDNQSDFYQWFHFRLETQAQVEHGFELQDLAKSAYPEGWKDYDVVASYDREEWFRIPAEFDGDTLRFKVIPEQRSMYFAYFAPYSYDRHLDLLHQAQMNFNCELETLGSTLDNNDISLLTVGEPGEGKKKIWIIARQHPGETMAEWFMEGLLQRLLDETDTVGRALLERAVFYIVPNMNPDGSIRGHLRTNAAGINLNREWLTPSMEKSPEVFLVRERMLETGVDMFLDIHGDEAIPYNFVAGCEGIPSYDERHATLEHNFKQALLTITPEFQDDYGYDKDAPGEANLSMGTAWVGEQFKCLAYTVEMPFKDHNLQPDAFYGWSPERSLAFGQDMLAAVRVVVDQLR; encoded by the coding sequence ATGAACATTTTCAGTAACTTCGAAAGCGGCAATATTGATGTTGTAAAAGCCGATCAGCCTGGTGATATTCAGCTGCGAATCAAAAAAGACAACCAATCTGATTTTTACCAGTGGTTTCACTTTCGTCTGGAAACTCAGGCGCAGGTTGAACATGGTTTCGAATTACAGGATTTAGCGAAATCTGCCTACCCGGAAGGCTGGAAAGATTACGATGTCGTGGCATCTTATGACCGTGAAGAGTGGTTCCGCATTCCGGCTGAATTTGACGGTGACACCCTGCGCTTTAAGGTGATTCCTGAACAGCGTTCCATGTATTTCGCCTACTTTGCCCCGTACAGCTACGACAGGCATCTGGATTTGCTGCATCAGGCTCAGATGAACTTCAACTGCGAACTGGAAACCCTGGGCAGCACGCTCGATAACAATGACATCAGCCTGCTGACGGTCGGCGAGCCAGGTGAAGGCAAGAAGAAGATCTGGATCATTGCGCGCCAGCATCCGGGCGAGACCATGGCGGAGTGGTTCATGGAAGGGCTGCTGCAGCGCTTGCTGGATGAAACCGACACTGTCGGCCGTGCGCTGCTAGAGCGTGCCGTCTTTTACATTGTGCCGAACATGAACCCGGATGGCAGCATCAGAGGCCACCTGCGCACCAATGCCGCCGGCATCAACCTGAACCGTGAATGGCTGACCCCCAGCATGGAGAAAAGTCCGGAGGTTTTCCTGGTGCGGGAGCGCATGCTGGAAACCGGCGTTGATATGTTCCTCGATATTCATGGTGATGAAGCCATCCCATACAATTTTGTCGCTGGCTGTGAAGGCATTCCTTCCTATGACGAGCGTCACGCCACGCTGGAACACAACTTTAAACAAGCCTTGCTGACGATTACACCGGAATTTCAGGATGACTATGGCTATGACAAAGATGCACCGGGCGAAGCCAATCTGAGCATGGGCACAGCCTGGGTTGGTGAGCAATTTAAATGTCTGGCGTATACCGTTGAAATGCCGTTTAAAGATCACAACCTGCAACCGGATGCCTTTTATGGCTGGTCGCCGGAACGCAGTCTGGCATTTGGTCAGGACATGTTAGCCGCAGTCCGCGTAGTCGTTGACCAACTGCGCTGA
- a CDS encoding NUDIX domain-containing protein yields MGLHYSSRALIEVQGKVLLVKRVGEVFTFLPGGHVDAGEAAAQAVAREIREETGLTAEIGDLIGIAENDWQENGQHQTEIALVFRARIVGMDAPAAIVSKEPHLEFIWADKLQLDAHQLHPVALRDIICNDTRQYQGFVASDLA; encoded by the coding sequence TTGGGATTACATTATTCATCCCGGGCACTGATCGAAGTGCAGGGAAAAGTACTTCTGGTCAAACGGGTTGGGGAGGTATTCACGTTTCTTCCTGGCGGTCATGTTGATGCCGGAGAAGCGGCAGCACAGGCGGTTGCGAGAGAAATTCGGGAAGAAACCGGGCTCACCGCAGAGATCGGCGATCTGATCGGGATCGCTGAAAACGACTGGCAGGAAAATGGTCAGCATCAAACGGAAATCGCGCTGGTTTTTCGTGCCCGCATTGTCGGGATGGACGCGCCGGCAGCCATTGTTTCAAAAGAGCCCCATCTTGAATTTATCTGGGCAGACAAGTTACAACTGGACGCACATCAGCTTCACCCCGTTGCTCTGCGCGATATCATCTGTAATGACACGCGTCAGTATCAGGGATTTGTGGCGTCTGACTTAGCTTAA
- a CDS encoding FAD-binding oxidoreductase, which translates to MSQLEAASIDKFRVHFQGKVIVPKDDEYDEVRQIWNAMIDRKPALIARCVSAECVLQAVNFAREHDLLLSVRGGGHNIAGNAVCDGGIMIDLSLMKGVHVNPNTRKVMVEPGCTLGDVDAAVQKYGLATPFGINSTTGVSGLTLGGGFGWLSRLYGMTIDNLLSAHVVTAKGTQVKASETENADLFWGLRGGGGNFGIVTSFEFQLHPVGPDVLSGLIVFPFEQAKSVLTQFARFTESMPEALNVWMVTRKAPPLPFLPETVHGREMIALALCYFGDPDEGEKLIAPLRSFGTPYGEHIGVQPYVAWQQAFDPLLAPGARNYWKSHNFTHLSDDVLEVLIEFAGKLPSPHCEIFIGTIGGQTEKVSPDAMAYASRDARYVMNVHGRWETAAEDEACIAWAREFFTQSQPFASAGAYINFLTQDESDRIAFAYGEAYKRLVALKAKYDPHNLFRMNQNIKPE; encoded by the coding sequence ATGAGCCAGCTAGAGGCTGCATCCATTGATAAATTCAGGGTGCATTTTCAGGGGAAGGTGATCGTCCCCAAAGATGATGAATATGATGAGGTTCGGCAGATCTGGAACGCGATGATTGACCGTAAACCAGCGCTTATCGCGCGCTGTGTTTCGGCAGAATGTGTGCTTCAGGCGGTGAATTTTGCCCGTGAGCATGACCTGCTGCTGTCTGTGCGCGGCGGTGGACACAATATTGCAGGTAACGCGGTTTGTGATGGCGGGATCATGATTGACCTGTCATTGATGAAGGGTGTGCATGTGAACCCGAATACCCGAAAGGTGATGGTGGAGCCGGGCTGTACGCTGGGCGATGTGGATGCCGCGGTACAGAAATACGGCCTTGCGACTCCGTTCGGCATCAATTCAACCACGGGTGTGTCAGGCTTGACCCTGGGCGGTGGCTTTGGATGGTTAAGCCGTTTATACGGCATGACGATCGATAATTTACTTTCCGCCCATGTTGTCACTGCCAAAGGCACGCAGGTGAAAGCCAGCGAGACTGAAAACGCCGATTTATTCTGGGGCTTGCGAGGTGGTGGCGGTAACTTCGGCATTGTCACCAGTTTCGAGTTTCAGCTTCACCCGGTTGGACCGGATGTGTTGAGCGGGCTGATCGTCTTTCCGTTTGAGCAGGCCAAGTCCGTTCTGACGCAATTTGCCCGGTTTACCGAATCTATGCCAGAAGCGCTGAATGTCTGGATGGTGACCCGTAAAGCGCCGCCTTTGCCATTTTTGCCGGAAACGGTTCATGGTCGCGAGATGATCGCGCTGGCATTGTGTTATTTTGGCGACCCGGATGAGGGCGAGAAACTGATTGCGCCGCTGCGCAGTTTCGGAACACCCTACGGTGAGCACATCGGCGTACAGCCCTATGTGGCATGGCAACAGGCATTTGATCCTTTGCTTGCCCCGGGAGCAAGAAATTACTGGAAGTCGCACAACTTTACCCATTTATCGGATGATGTCCTGGAGGTGCTGATCGAGTTCGCCGGCAAGTTGCCCTCACCGCATTGCGAGATATTTATTGGCACCATTGGTGGTCAGACAGAAAAAGTCTCACCCGATGCCATGGCATACGCCAGTCGTGATGCACGCTATGTCATGAATGTTCACGGACGCTGGGAGACGGCGGCGGAAGATGAAGCCTGCATCGCCTGGGCACGGGAATTCTTCACCCAGTCACAACCATTCGCCAGTGCCGGGGCATACATTAATTTTCTGACTCAGGACGAAAGTGATCGGATTGCCTTCGCGTACGGTGAAGCCTACAAGCGTCTGGTGGCACTGAAAGCGAAATACGATCCCCACAATCTGTTCAGAATGAATCAGAATATCAAACCCGAGTAA
- a CDS encoding DUF3429 domain-containing protein — MQESNTIMKELGYLGLIPFVVTALLAVADIPLFNLSGQQMFIAYSAVILSFLSGILWGNAIDHISHTLSRNALILSNLFVLLAWAAILQGHKHALIAIGLLALGYVAVWFAEKLIRQTEGEVNPKGYQTLRGRLTAGVIVLHGLVMLI; from the coding sequence ATGCAAGAATCCAACACCATCATGAAAGAACTCGGGTATTTAGGGCTGATCCCGTTTGTCGTCACCGCCTTGCTTGCTGTTGCTGACATCCCCCTGTTTAACTTGTCCGGGCAACAGATGTTCATTGCTTACAGTGCCGTTATCCTGAGCTTTCTCTCCGGAATACTCTGGGGCAATGCCATTGACCATATCTCCCATACACTCAGCCGCAACGCACTGATATTGAGTAATCTGTTTGTGCTGCTGGCCTGGGCGGCCATCCTGCAAGGCCACAAACATGCACTTATCGCGATAGGTTTACTGGCGCTGGGTTATGTTGCCGTCTGGTTTGCCGAGAAGCTCATCCGGCAAACAGAAGGTGAAGTGAACCCTAAAGGATATCAGACCTTACGTGGCAGACTGACTGCTGGGGTGATTGTCCTGCATGGGCTGGTGATGCTGATTTAA
- a CDS encoding nucleoside deaminase, which yields MNPFLSQAILLAEKNVKEGGRPFGAVVVKDQQVIATGVNRMQAECDPTAHAELLALREAGKALKSPRLDGCQVYASGQPCPMCLAAMRMSGVTEIVFAYSNEQAEPFGLSTAAIARELSAPVEQQNWAVITHQPDPAAVEAEHHLYHQWQAADSLPDTQP from the coding sequence ATGAATCCATTTTTATCGCAAGCTATCTTATTGGCAGAGAAGAACGTGAAAGAAGGCGGACGGCCCTTTGGCGCGGTCGTTGTCAAAGACCAACAAGTGATTGCGACAGGGGTAAACCGGATGCAGGCCGAGTGTGATCCGACGGCTCACGCGGAGCTGCTGGCGCTGCGTGAGGCGGGTAAAGCGCTCAAATCCCCCCGGCTGGATGGTTGTCAAGTATATGCCAGCGGTCAGCCCTGCCCCATGTGCTTAGCCGCGATGCGCATGTCCGGCGTGACAGAGATAGTGTTTGCTTACTCTAATGAACAGGCGGAACCCTTTGGCTTATCGACCGCCGCGATTGCCCGTGAGTTGTCTGCGCCTGTTGAACAGCAAAACTGGGCGGTGATCACGCATCAACCTGACCCGGCTGCCGTTGAAGCTGAGCACCATCTGTATCACCAGTGGCAGGCAGCTGACTCACTTCCTGATACACAGCCATGA
- a CDS encoding cyanate transporter yields the protein MIPAARYSQLRSGWIILVLIVLIGLNLRPFLVAPGPILNTIMSELGMTVYSASLLTLLPMLLMGVGAFVSPGLQAAWGTRKGMCIALMLLFLGSLLRTWVQDGVTLIFTAVLCGAGVAFVQSAMPGLIKSSFPRQVAPITGVYSACLMVGGALGAYSIPHLMETGLSWRQSLGLLAVPVFIAMLVGWRYLAGVQANRPTMTQVRVLLHRPRTWSLMLAFGLINGGYSTLVAWLAPYYQSLGWERATSATLIVVLSVCQALSAVGLPVLARKQTDRRLWLILTLVMQATGFCGLALWPSEMAMLWLGMCGAGLGGSFSLIIVTALDHSKAPEEAGTLAALMQGGGFMIAGLTPWIVALFNDMTGSFVSGWLLHLGLVMITACLYWRFNPQYYDQVMQPVVAGQR from the coding sequence ATGATACCGGCTGCCAGATATTCCCAGCTTCGTTCAGGCTGGATAATACTCGTACTGATTGTCTTAATCGGGCTGAACCTCAGACCCTTCCTGGTGGCTCCCGGTCCCATTCTGAACACCATTATGTCTGAGTTGGGCATGACGGTATATTCAGCGTCGCTACTGACCCTGTTACCTATGCTGCTGATGGGCGTTGGTGCATTTGTTTCTCCCGGACTTCAGGCTGCCTGGGGAACCCGGAAAGGGATGTGCATTGCCCTGATGCTCCTGTTCCTCGGAAGCTTGTTACGGACTTGGGTCCAGGACGGCGTGACGCTCATCTTCACGGCTGTGTTGTGCGGCGCGGGCGTGGCATTTGTACAGTCAGCCATGCCCGGCTTGATTAAATCCTCGTTTCCCCGTCAGGTGGCGCCCATTACAGGTGTGTATTCGGCTTGTCTGATGGTGGGTGGTGCACTGGGTGCTTACAGCATCCCGCATCTCATGGAAACTGGATTGAGCTGGCGTCAATCGTTAGGGCTACTGGCTGTACCTGTCTTTATCGCGATGCTGGTGGGCTGGCGTTATTTAGCCGGGGTACAGGCAAACCGACCGACGATGACGCAAGTTCGTGTTTTGTTGCATCGCCCCCGCACCTGGTCGTTGATGCTTGCCTTTGGCTTGATCAATGGTGGTTATTCCACACTGGTCGCCTGGCTGGCACCTTATTATCAGTCACTGGGCTGGGAACGCGCGACAAGCGCAACACTGATTGTGGTGTTGTCTGTTTGTCAGGCGCTCAGCGCCGTGGGACTGCCGGTACTGGCAAGAAAGCAAACGGACAGGCGACTGTGGCTGATACTGACGCTGGTGATGCAGGCCACTGGGTTTTGTGGCCTGGCGCTCTGGCCGAGCGAGATGGCGATGTTATGGCTCGGCATGTGCGGGGCAGGGCTGGGAGGCAGTTTTTCATTGATCATCGTGACGGCGTTAGACCACAGCAAGGCCCCTGAAGAGGCGGGCACACTGGCCGCGCTGATGCAAGGCGGCGGGTTTATGATTGCTGGCCTGACTCCCTGGATAGTTGCCTTATTCAATGATATGACAGGCTCGTTTGTGTCTGGCTGGCTGTTGCATTTGGGTCTGGTCATGATCACAGCTTGCCTTTACTGGCGGTTTAATCCGCAATATTACGATCAGGTGATGCAGCCTGTGGTTGCGGGTCAACGATGA
- a CDS encoding organic hydroperoxide resistance protein: MKVLYSTQATSTGGRDGASESADGKLKVKLSTPTELGGQGGDGTNPEQLFAAGYSACFIGAMKFVAAQDSIKLPGEPSVTAQVGIGENPAGVGFAIDVELHISLPGMDREAATQLAEKAHQVCPYSNATRGNVRVELVIK, encoded by the coding sequence ATGAAAGTTCTGTATTCAACACAAGCAACATCGACTGGCGGCCGTGACGGAGCATCGGAGTCAGCGGACGGTAAACTGAAAGTAAAACTCAGTACACCTACGGAACTGGGTGGCCAGGGTGGAGACGGCACGAACCCGGAACAGTTATTTGCGGCAGGCTATTCCGCCTGTTTTATCGGCGCAATGAAATTTGTCGCGGCGCAGGACAGTATCAAATTGCCAGGCGAACCAAGTGTGACAGCACAAGTGGGTATTGGTGAAAATCCTGCCGGTGTTGGATTTGCGATTGATGTTGAATTGCACATTTCACTGCCGGGAATGGATCGCGAAGCGGCCACCCAACTGGCTGAGAAAGCCCATCAGGTCTGCCCTTACTCAAATGCAACGCGCGGCAATGTGCGGGTAGAGCTGGTGATCAAATAA
- the icmH gene encoding type IVB secretion system protein IcmH/DotU encodes MITASPDRQTDLFCSKNVRDLALINQLVDEFTWVLACLTCIPSIPWLDDPTLLREKISREIQDAEKRLLLANTDRASLLVMRYCVCAAVDEAVYSQEWGEKSNWSTHSLLAEFHNETSGGDKFYTILDRLRQDPKRYRQLIEFLYFLLQVGFKGKFGRVERGNEKIADIAETIYQLIKEDRLQDQEKLQLVNLKAAVISRPLKRVIAPKLIIGVTLALLVGMYSATYWIIDFKFNQLVG; translated from the coding sequence ATGATCACAGCCAGCCCTGATCGTCAAACTGATCTATTTTGTTCAAAAAACGTTCGTGATCTTGCCCTGATTAATCAGCTGGTTGACGAGTTTACTTGGGTACTGGCGTGTCTGACATGTATTCCCTCAATTCCCTGGTTAGATGATCCGACCTTGCTACGTGAGAAAATCAGCAGGGAAATTCAGGATGCTGAAAAGCGACTGCTTCTTGCAAACACAGACAGGGCCTCGTTGTTGGTGATGCGTTATTGTGTTTGTGCCGCCGTTGATGAAGCGGTTTACAGTCAGGAATGGGGGGAGAAAAGTAACTGGAGCACACACAGCCTGCTTGCTGAGTTTCATAATGAAACGTCAGGTGGTGATAAATTCTATACGATTCTGGACAGGCTGAGACAAGATCCCAAACGTTACAGACAACTGATCGAGTTTTTATACTTCCTGTTGCAGGTTGGTTTTAAAGGGAAATTCGGGCGTGTCGAACGAGGCAATGAAAAAATTGCGGATATAGCCGAAACCATCTATCAGTTGATCAAAGAAGACCGACTGCAGGATCAGGAAAAGTTACAGTTAGTCAATTTAAAAGCGGCTGTGATTAGCCGTCCTTTGAAGCGAGTGATCGCACCCAAATTGATTATTGGCGTGACACTGGCTTTACTGGTCGGGATGTACTCCGCGACGTATTGGATTATCGATTTTAAATTTAATCAACTGGTTGGCTGA
- a CDS encoding VOC family protein: MISHVLLGTNDLPRAERFYDALLMLFGAKKTMKTERSVLWQTQNESVGIAIGPPHNGQTATSGNGSMIGLQANSPDMVTAIYQKALELGGTDAGEPGERKPGVFAAYFRDPDNNKLGVFFVQC, translated from the coding sequence GTGATAAGTCATGTACTGTTAGGCACGAATGATTTACCCAGAGCTGAACGTTTCTACGACGCACTGCTGATGTTATTTGGCGCTAAAAAGACCATGAAAACCGAGCGTTCTGTCTTATGGCAAACCCAAAACGAAAGTGTGGGCATTGCCATCGGCCCCCCGCATAACGGACAAACCGCCACCAGCGGTAACGGCAGCATGATTGGCCTGCAGGCCAATTCTCCCGATATGGTCACAGCCATTTATCAAAAAGCCCTTGAGCTGGGTGGGACAGATGCAGGAGAGCCCGGCGAGCGTAAGCCTGGCGTGTTTGCCGCTTATTTCAGGGACCCGGATAACAACAAGCTGGGTGTGTTTTTTGTTCAGTGCTAA
- a CDS encoding DUF2937 family protein yields the protein MVGRIVDKLLFGIMLIAALQVPLLADHYQQYLAGLSEATQWQVNGYENTARQYGYPDVNAMIEQHLANTEASVRADALQKQATLSQYEDLKSGMIIFEHGTLIEKSVYMFAPARFDWLEKTLVHFKPGIPLSLNGLMFGVMLGLAANILLTLPFTLLFRRRRRSTLTARRSVIS from the coding sequence TTGGTAGGAAGAATTGTTGATAAATTGCTGTTTGGCATCATGTTGATCGCGGCGCTTCAGGTGCCTTTACTGGCCGATCACTATCAGCAATATCTCGCAGGATTATCTGAAGCCACACAATGGCAGGTTAATGGCTACGAGAACACCGCCAGACAATACGGTTATCCGGACGTCAATGCGATGATTGAACAACATCTGGCAAATACGGAAGCCAGTGTCAGAGCAGACGCCTTACAAAAACAAGCAACCCTGAGCCAGTACGAAGATCTGAAATCCGGTATGATCATTTTTGAGCATGGCACATTGATTGAAAAATCAGTGTACATGTTCGCACCTGCACGCTTTGACTGGTTAGAAAAAACTCTCGTCCATTTCAAGCCCGGCATTCCACTTTCGCTCAATGGCCTGATGTTTGGCGTCATGCTGGGATTAGCCGCCAATATTTTGCTTACCCTGCCGTTTACTTTGTTGTTCAGACGCAGACGTCGGAGCACACTGACCGCCAGACGGTCCGTGATATCGTGA
- a CDS encoding GNAT family N-acetyltransferase: protein MEIIRSCQTSDLAGLLELYAELRPHDATLPGPQAMECWQQLLNSPHTEIIVAEIDGRLASTCQLGLVPTLTNGGQPFGIIEHVVTSAPYRRQGLSRKVIEKALSLAWEMGCYKVMLLSGENRPEAHQLYEKIGFQSGIERGFVIKKPVNPDPG from the coding sequence GTGGAAATTATCCGGTCCTGTCAGACCAGCGACTTAGCAGGCCTGCTTGAGCTCTACGCAGAACTGCGGCCGCATGACGCCACACTCCCTGGCCCGCAAGCGATGGAATGCTGGCAGCAACTACTGAACAGTCCGCACACCGAAATCATTGTTGCTGAGATTGATGGGAGGCTGGCATCGACCTGTCAGCTTGGCCTGGTGCCGACCCTGACGAATGGCGGTCAGCCTTTTGGCATCATTGAGCATGTGGTGACCTCGGCACCATACAGGCGGCAGGGACTGAGCCGGAAAGTCATTGAAAAAGCGCTGTCGCTGGCCTGGGAGATGGGATGCTATAAAGTCATGCTGCTCTCTGGAGAAAACCGGCCTGAGGCACACCAACTTTATGAGAAAATCGGATTTCAGTCGGGCATTGAGCGCGGGTTCGTGATCAAAAAACCAGTCAATCCCGATCCGGGCTGA
- a CDS encoding nucleoside deaminase: protein MVMTTLLNQHSDINEAALCAIAHMPTTSLPVLMDQDFVSKLSDADYMRIAVLLAQKSYDEGGCPIGAVIIHNQTGHIVGKGHNTLVQEDHPYNHGETSAIRDAGRIDFSQTTLFTSLSPCDICATLLYMRGFQRVVVGDVTNASGNENLLREKGIQVDILEDQQGIALYAQFRQEKPEQDLEDWKGLCAVHPSAPPSPDWQ from the coding sequence ATGGTTATGACGACCCTGCTGAATCAGCACTCAGATATCAATGAAGCCGCGCTTTGCGCGATCGCCCATATGCCAACGACCAGTTTGCCTGTGCTCATGGACCAGGATTTCGTAAGCAAATTATCCGATGCTGACTACATGCGCATTGCTGTCCTGCTGGCACAAAAAAGCTACGACGAAGGGGGCTGTCCGATTGGAGCGGTGATCATCCATAACCAGACCGGACACATAGTCGGTAAAGGCCACAACACGCTGGTTCAGGAAGATCACCCGTACAACCACGGTGAAACCTCTGCGATACGCGATGCTGGCCGGATAGATTTCAGCCAGACCACCTTGTTTACCAGCCTGAGTCCTTGCGACATCTGCGCGACGCTCTTATACATGCGTGGATTCCAGCGGGTTGTCGTCGGCGATGTGACCAATGCCTCAGGGAACGAAAACCTGTTACGGGAAAAAGGCATTCAGGTTGATATTCTGGAAGATCAGCAAGGAATCGCCCTTTACGCACAATTCCGACAAGAAAAACCAGAACAAGATCTTGAAGACTGGAAAGGGCTGTGTGCGGTTCATCCCAGTGCGCCCCCTAGCCCTGACTGGCAATAG
- a CDS encoding ISAs1 family transposase has protein sequence MNLIEYLSVVTENRSDINRKHDLVDVIFLVISAITSGCEGWQDIETYGDEKLHWLRKYRPFTHGIPRRHTIARILRSVVAESLLEALALWINDQRTTQNKPVIAFDGKVLRGAYRGDKKNALQLVTAYDTERGLVLSQKPTESKNGEISVVRQLLDIINVKGSIITLDALHCQRETLEKISEKKAHIVVQVKNNQPKLREAVVSQFQAVFDAQKEQVVTEIVQEQHGRKEERYVFQLKANLPDDLKEKWPTVRSIIAVERHRVIKGKGSVETSYYVSSLSPKHKLLGHYIRQHWRIENSQHYVLDVVLKEDSSRITLDGAVENIALFRRFVMNMLKQCDCGAPSQKVKLKKAAWSDDYRTRVFFGL, from the coding sequence TTGAACCTTATTGAATATCTTTCTGTGGTGACAGAAAACCGCTCTGACATTAATCGAAAGCATGATCTTGTTGATGTCATCTTCCTTGTTATCAGTGCCATCACATCAGGTTGTGAAGGCTGGCAAGACATTGAAACTTATGGTGATGAGAAGCTTCACTGGTTGCGAAAGTACCGCCCGTTTACACATGGTATCCCGCGCCGACATACCATTGCTCGCATATTACGTTCGGTGGTGGCAGAGTCATTACTTGAAGCACTCGCTCTTTGGATTAATGACCAGCGAACGACTCAAAACAAGCCAGTCATCGCTTTTGATGGCAAGGTACTGCGTGGTGCCTATCGTGGCGATAAGAAAAACGCCTTACAGCTCGTCACTGCCTACGATACTGAACGTGGTTTAGTCCTTAGCCAAAAGCCAACTGAAAGCAAAAATGGTGAAATCAGTGTTGTGAGGCAACTACTTGATATAATTAATGTAAAAGGAAGTATCATCACGCTCGACGCTTTGCATTGTCAGCGCGAAACTCTCGAAAAAATTTCAGAGAAAAAAGCGCACATTGTCGTTCAAGTGAAAAACAACCAGCCAAAGCTTCGTGAAGCCGTTGTTTCTCAGTTTCAGGCGGTATTCGACGCACAAAAAGAGCAAGTTGTTACAGAAATTGTTCAAGAGCAACATGGTCGTAAAGAAGAGCGGTATGTTTTTCAGCTGAAGGCCAATTTACCCGACGATTTGAAAGAAAAGTGGCCGACGGTTCGAAGTATCATCGCCGTGGAGCGGCATCGTGTTATCAAAGGTAAAGGTAGCGTCGAAACGTCTTATTACGTGAGTTCATTGTCACCAAAGCATAAGCTTCTCGGGCATTATATTCGTCAGCATTGGCGTATAGAGAACAGCCAGCATTATGTGTTAGATGTTGTTTTAAAAGAAGATAGCTCACGAATAACCCTAGATGGTGCGGTTGAAAATATAGCGCTATTCAGGCGTTTTGTAATGAACATGCTAAAACAGTGTGACTGTGGCGCCCCAAGCCAAAAAGTAAAACTGAAAAAGGCTGCTTGGAGCGATGATTATCGGACAAGAGTTTTCTTCGGGCTATAA
- a CDS encoding serine protease: protein MRSRPGIAVGCTGTLITKTHVLTAGHCVSNGSGTWYKSLNFTAGQNGSYKPWGTTTWKNAVTTTAWHNNGDTNYDYAIIVLNSAPHGGHSGWGTYSDGTHSVTGYPGDKPTGTMWTDSGSTSAISSYRVCYTLDTAGGQSGSGIKDSNNYVRGIHTTGSTTRNCGTRLTSTVYNTLKSWIANNP, encoded by the coding sequence GTGCGATCCCGCCCTGGGATTGCTGTGGGTTGTACGGGAACACTAATCACGAAAACACACGTGTTAACGGCTGGTCATTGTGTTTCCAATGGTTCCGGAACCTGGTATAAATCACTGAATTTTACTGCCGGTCAAAATGGTTCGTATAAGCCCTGGGGAACGACGACCTGGAAAAATGCCGTCACGACCACAGCCTGGCACAATAACGGTGATACAAATTATGACTATGCCATTATTGTTCTTAATAGCGCACCTCATGGTGGTCATTCAGGTTGGGGAACCTATTCTGACGGTACACATAGCGTAACGGGGTATCCTGGTGATAAACCGACAGGCACAATGTGGACAGATTCCGGCTCGACCTCTGCCATATCGAGCTACAGGGTTTGTTATACGCTCGATACAGCTGGCGGCCAAAGTGGCAGTGGTATTAAAGACAGTAATAATTATGTCAGAGGTATACATACCACAGGTTCTACAACGAGAAACTGCGGTACACGTTTGACCAGTACTGTTTACAATACGCTCAAAAGCTGGATTGCCAATAATCCTTAA
- a CDS encoding Fis family transcriptional regulator, protein MRKTDKKTDNQIRIVLTEVCDHALAAYPGFQWLTHLVDYSHFPESLKVVCVFDTNTNLSHFYEAGKPGLDAFIVTKLATIGIRLSKPSAQIAYDTEENCERENKGKWAHRLG, encoded by the coding sequence ATGCGAAAGACCGATAAAAAAACGGACAATCAAATCAGAATCGTACTGACCGAAGTGTGTGACCATGCGCTGGCGGCTTACCCCGGCTTTCAGTGGCTGACCCATCTGGTCGATTATTCGCACTTTCCCGAAAGCCTGAAAGTGGTTTGCGTATTCGATACCAATACGAACCTGTCACATTTTTATGAGGCAGGCAAACCTGGGCTCGACGCCTTCATCGTGACAAAACTAGCAACGATTGGCATCCGCCTGAGCAAGCCGTCTGCCCAGATCGCGTATGACACCGAAGAAAATTGCGAACGAGAAAACAAGGGAAAGTGGGCACACCGTTTGGGATGA